A region from the Silene latifolia isolate original U9 population chromosome 7, ASM4854445v1, whole genome shotgun sequence genome encodes:
- the LOC141592342 gene encoding polyadenylation and cleavage factor homolog 4-like, which yields MESSRRPPFDRSRELSSLKKPRLSAEDPRRLPPPNNSGNLTTIGTGLGSNRFRNNANEGVGEVRGTIQQFQQHQELLNQYKTALAELTFNSKPIITNLTIIAGENLQAARAIASTICSHIIEVPSEQKLPSLYLLDSIVKNIGRDYIKFFATRLPEVFCKAYRQVEPPIHSSMRHLFGTWKGVFPPQQLQIIEMELGFSTAVNGSSSGPASSKTDSQTQRQPHSIHVNPKYLQARQRLQQESPPKVIDTSGVDVGSSEDVERPTRTSLQKPRGAGYGNVDFPSGVKRSLTTVSKSIGQGNEKQWLGASGEVEESISTQRNGYDAKRAISNYKSARAASTDVPLLQNPPRSSLEVSKSWKNSEEEEFRWDDLSNRTTDHGAIDKLEFGNHHSKLQTQSEGRYNIESPTEPKDSPFAQPRSSSPSLQQVGTRSLAGLSNFGVPAAAASGAKASLGQQYSTGQTVGPRRPPSAISKRDPRQSLIEKDILKSQSLVQTNPRAALISGQPNTGLRDLPGRNQNPQLGYLPKMQSQTSQKPSSVVSSSEQSHYVPSSLQLSNPEAKLTGIVQKAKQVLGSPSLGHVASPVSLNPLPGDSSEQSNVSNLLAAVMKSGLITGRPISGQVAVQSPATNSPTSRGATILPGPRDTAGPNAPEGEVEKPPVTSCPSNSLPLATSTSAQISKKASGDSNPLSILSTLISKGLISAPKPEEIVPASIICDGRISEQSPTVSTNASVTLPPVRKSSEALPAVASDETTPSGPAEKAPDIVVPSAKAEAEYLIGLEFKPPVLRNFHSVVIDRLSEDHPHRCDVCGLCFKLEERLAKHSEWHAFKSSIGNCTNPPSRRWYSNTKEWIDGNAGFPFGYNFTCLSEESSRTGEDNEKMVPADESQCVCLLCGELFEDFYSQERDEWMFKGAVYIPNMSGNTETGPSYESGMHNMIVHCDCMSEESLRELGLFSGIKVEKNT from the exons ATGGAGAGTTCTCGGCGGCCACCCTTCGATCGATCAAGAGAACTCAGCAGCTTAAAGAAGCCAAGGCTTTCAGCTGAAGATCCTCGAAGACTGCCACCACCGAATAATAGTGGTAATTTGACCACGATCGGGACGGGGTTGGGCTCAAATCGGTTTCGGAATAATGCGAATGAGGGCGTGGGCGAAGTTCGAGGCACGATACAACAATTTCAGCAGCATCAGGAGCTGCTAAATCAGTATAAGACTGCGTTGGCTGAGCTTACCTTCAATTCGAAGCCTATTATTACCAATTTGACTATTATTGCCGGAGAGAATTTGCAGGCGGCACGCGCCATTGCCTCCACCATCTGTTCTCATATCATTGAG GTTCCTAGTGAGCAAAAGCTGCCATCACTCTATCTTCTTGATAGTATTGTCAAGAATATTGGTAGAGATTACATCAAGTTTTTTGCAACAAGACTACCTGAG GTATTTTGCAAGGCTTATAGACAAGTTGAGCCTCCAATCCATTCTAGTATGCGGCATCTTTTTGGAACCTGGAAGGGAGTTTTCCCTCCTCAGCAGCTGCAGATTATTGAGATGGAGTTGGGATTTTCAACTGCTGTCAATGGGTCATCATCTGGACCCGCCTCATCAAAGACCGATTCACAAACTCAGCGTCAGCCCCACAGTATCCATGTGAATCCCAAATATTTGCAAGCTAGACAACGGCTTCAACAAGAAAGTCCG CCTAAAGTAATCGATACAAGCGGGGTCGATGTAGGATCTTCCGAAGATGTGGAAAGGCCAACTAGGACCAGTCTACAAAAGCCGCGTGGTGCTGGATATGGAAACGTTGATTTTCCTTCAGGTGTAAAGAGATCTCTAACTACAGTCAGTAAATCAATCGGACAAGGAAATGAAAAACAATGGCTTGGTGCTAGCGGAGAGGTGGAAGAGTCTATTTCTACCCAAAGAAATGGGTATGATGCCAAACGTGCGATTTCTAATTACAAAAGTGCCAGAGCAGCAAGTACTGATGTTCCTTTACTTCAGAATCCTCCAAGAAGCAGCCTAGAGGTGTCTAAGAGCTGGAAGAACTCCGAAGAAGAGGAGTTCAGGTGGGATGATTTGAGCAATAGGACAACTGATCATGGTGCTATAGACAAATTG GAATTCGGTAATCATCATTCTAAATTGCAAACTCAAAGTGAAGGCAGATACAACATTGAGAGTCCCACTGAACCAAAAGATTCACCTTTTGCTCAACCAAGGTCCAGTAGTCCTTCGTTGCAGCAAGTAGGCACTCGTTCTTTGGCGGGTTTATCAAATTTTGGTGTTCCAGCTGCTGCTGCCTCAGGTGCCAAAGCTTCCCTGGGGCAACAATACTCAACTGGACAAACTGTGGGCCCCCGACGTCCACCTTCTGCCATTTCTAAAAGAGATCCACGTCAAAGTCTTATTGAAAAAGACATTTTGAAATCTCAATCCTTGGTTCAGACTAATCCAAGAGCAGCTTTGATTTCTGGCCAGCCAAACACGGGGCTTCGTGATTTACCAGGTCGGAATCAAAATCCCCAACTAGGATATCTGCCAAAAATGCAATCGCAGACCTCACAGAAGCCATCTTCCGTTGTGTCTTCTTCTGAACAAAGTCATTATGTTCCATCATCACTGCAATTGTCAAATCCAGAAGCTAAGCTTACTGGCATTGTTCAGAAAGCTAAGCAGGTCCTGGGATCACCGTCTCTTGGGCATGTGGCTTCACCAGTCAGTTTGAATCCGCTCCCGGGAGATTCAAGTGAACAATCAAATGTGAGCAACTTGTTGGCTGCTGTTATGAAAAGTGGGTTGATCACTGGCAGGCCCATTTCAGGACAGGTAGCTGTTCAATCACCAGCAACAAATTCTCCAACTTCTAGGGGTGCTACAATATTGCCAGGTCCTCGTGATACAGCTGGCCCCAATGCGCCTGAAGGAGAAGTGGAAAAGCCACCAGTCACATCTTGTCCTTCAAATTCTTTGCCTCTTGCGACCAGTACATCAGCTCAAATTTCCAAAAAGGCAAGTGGTGATTCAAATCCACTCTCAATCTTAAGTACATTGATATCAAAGGGCTTGATATCTGCACCGAAACCTGAAGAAATAGTTCCTGCCTCTATCATATGCGATGGTCGGATTTCAGAGCAAAGCCCTACAGTTTCTACTAATGCCAGTGTGACATTACCACCAGTTCGCAAAAGCTCTGAAGCCCTGCCTGCAGTAGCTAGTGATGAGACTACACCTTCCGGACCTGCTGAAAAGGCGCCTGACATCGTTGTTCCAAGTGCAAAAGCTGAAGCTGAATATCTCATTGGATTAGAATTTAAGCCACCTGTGCTACGTAACTTCCATTCAGTTGTAATTGACAGACTCTCGGAAGACCACCCCCACAGGTGCGACGTGTGTGGTCTTTGTTTTAAACTGGAAGAAAGGCTTGCCAAACATTCAGAATGGCATGCTTTCAAAAGTTCAATAGGGAACTGCACAAACCCACCATCGAGAAGATGGTACTCAAATACTAAGGAGTGGATAGATGGTAATGCGGGTttcccatttggatataattTCACCTGCCTCTCTGAAGAGTCTAGCAGGACAGGAGAAGACAATGAGAAAATGGTTCCTGCAGATGAAAGTCAATGTGTGTGTCTGTTGTGTGGTGAGCTTTTTGAGGATTTCTATAGTCAAGAAAGGGATGAATGGATGTTCAAAGGGGCAGTTTATATCCCGAATATGTCTGGAAACACGGAAACAGGACCATCGTATGAGAGCGGTATGCACAATATGATTGTGCATTGTGACTGTATGTCAGAAGAATCACTTCGAGAGCTGGGACTCTTCAGTGGCATTAAAGTG GAAAAGAACACATAA
- the LOC141592343 gene encoding putative HVA22-like protein g, translating into MLGDFIGRGLFMILGYAYPAFECFKTVERNNADIHQLRFWCQYWIIVAVLSVCERFGDIFISWLPLYGEIKLAFIIYLWYPKTKGTSYVYESILRPLVSRHETDIDKHLQELRFRAWDLAIYYYQNCSDLGQSAFFNVIQYIANQSTRLQGRSIQNQGEQGSPPPPSSTSRISPLRQRKPKPESPAASPQHLNRRWPPPIVEQPAPSAPPMPATFPTLFKEQAHPSKSKVVQVEVDEVHTEYVHVDQLFQHEEATKEKRHSSSRLNFLRVNKT; encoded by the exons ATGTTGGGAGACTTCATCGGCAGGGGACTTTT TATGATATTAGGATATGCATACCCAGCATTTGAATGCTTCAAGACGGTAGAGAGAAACAACGCTGACATCCATCAACTCCGCTTTTGGTGCCAATATTG GATAATTGTAGCTGTACTTTCAGTTTGCGAGAGATTTGGGGATATATTCATCTCATG GCTCCCGCTGTATGGTGAAATCAAGCTGGCTTTTATCATCTACCTCTGGTATCCAAAGACCAAG GGAACTTCGTATGTGTATGAGAGCATATTGAGACCATTGGTGTCGAGGCACGAGACCGACATTGATAAACATCTACAGGAGTTGAGATTCAGAGCTTGGGATTTGGCTATTTACTATTACCAAAACTGTAGTGATTTAGGACAATCTGCCTTCTTCAATGTTATTCAGTATATAGCCAACCAGTCTACCAGACTTCAAGGCCGCTCTATTCAG AATCAAGGAGAGCAAGGTTCACCTCCACCGCCATCATCAACGTCAAGGATTTCACCCCTCAGGCAACGAAAGCCAAAGCCGGAGTCACCCGCTGCCTCGCCACAACACTTGAACCGGCGGTGGCCTCCACCAATAGTGGAGCAGCCGGCTCCATCAGCACCCCCGATGCCAGCCACATTTCCCACATTGTTCAAGGAGCAGGCACATCCATCAAAGTCAAAAGTGGTCCAAGTTGAGGTCGATGAGGTTCACACAGAATACGTCCATGTTGACCAACTCTTTCAACATGAGGAGGCAACTAAAGAAAAGAGGCACAGCTCATCACGTTTAAATTTTTTGCGAGTTAATAAAACTTGA